In Aliarcobacter faecis, a genomic segment contains:
- the lepA gene encoding translation elongation factor 4, with translation MQKNIRNFSIIAHIDHGKSTLADRIIQECGAISDREMTSQVMDNMDIEKERGITIKAQSVRLNYTLNKEKYILNLIDTPGHVDFSYEVSRSLASSEGALLIVDSTQGVEAQTIANVYIAMDNDLELLPVVNKIDLPSADPMRVLAEVEEAIGLDCTEHNLISAKTGLGVKDLIESIIKRVPAPVGDENAPTKALIYDSWFDNYLGALALVRVYDGSIKKGQTLKMMNTKVEHQVLSLMYPHPIKKEDTLEIKTGEIGIVVLGLKTLDGIAVGDTMTDAKNPTKEPIDGFEPAKPFVFAGLYPIETDKFEDLREALNKLKLNDSSISFEPESSMALGSGFRTGFLGMLHMEVIKERLEREFDLDLIATAPTVVYEILKRDGNRIVIQNPSELPEPNYIDTIFEPYVKATILVPDEFLGNVIKLLNDKRGIQLKMDYIGTRVLLEYDIPMNEIVMDFYDKLKSTTKGYASFDYEPVGFRAGNLKKLDVRVAGDVVDALSIIVPEDKAVTRGREFVKALKELIPRQLFEVAVQASIGSTIIARETVKSMGKNVTAKCYGGDITRKRKLLEKQKAGKKRMKAIGKVNVPQEAFMAVLKI, from the coding sequence TTGCAAAAAAATATTAGAAACTTTAGTATTATTGCACATATAGATCATGGAAAATCAACACTTGCTGATAGAATTATTCAAGAGTGTGGAGCAATTAGTGATCGTGAAATGACTTCACAAGTTATGGATAATATGGATATAGAAAAAGAGAGAGGTATAACTATAAAAGCCCAAAGTGTAAGGCTAAACTATACTCTTAATAAAGAAAAATATATATTAAATCTTATTGATACTCCAGGTCATGTCGATTTTTCTTATGAAGTTAGTCGCTCTTTAGCTTCATCTGAAGGGGCTTTGTTAATTGTAGATTCGACTCAAGGAGTTGAAGCTCAGACTATAGCAAATGTTTATATTGCAATGGATAATGACCTAGAACTTCTTCCTGTTGTAAATAAAATAGATCTTCCTAGTGCAGACCCAATGCGTGTCCTAGCTGAAGTTGAAGAAGCCATAGGATTAGATTGTACAGAACACAATCTAATTAGTGCAAAAACTGGTTTAGGAGTAAAAGATTTAATTGAGTCAATTATAAAAAGAGTTCCTGCACCAGTAGGAGATGAAAATGCTCCTACAAAAGCCCTTATTTATGATAGTTGGTTTGATAACTATTTAGGAGCTTTAGCCCTCGTAAGAGTTTATGATGGAAGTATAAAAAAAGGGCAAACTTTAAAAATGATGAACACAAAAGTCGAACATCAAGTTCTAAGTTTAATGTATCCACATCCAATAAAAAAAGAAGATACTTTAGAAATAAAAACTGGAGAGATTGGAATAGTTGTTTTAGGGCTTAAAACTCTAGATGGAATAGCAGTTGGCGATACAATGACAGATGCAAAAAATCCAACAAAAGAACCAATTGATGGATTTGAACCTGCTAAACCATTTGTTTTTGCTGGACTTTATCCAATAGAAACAGATAAATTTGAAGATTTAAGAGAAGCTTTAAACAAACTAAAATTAAATGACTCATCTATCTCTTTTGAACCTGAAAGTTCTATGGCTTTAGGAAGTGGATTTAGAACTGGATTTTTAGGTATGCTTCATATGGAAGTTATCAAAGAAAGGTTGGAAAGGGAGTTTGATTTAGACTTAATAGCAACTGCACCAACAGTTGTTTATGAAATTTTGAAAAGAGATGGAAATAGAATTGTTATTCAGAATCCATCAGAGTTACCTGAACCAAACTATATAGACACAATTTTTGAACCTTATGTAAAAGCTACTATTTTAGTACCTGATGAGTTTTTAGGAAATGTTATAAAACTTTTAAATGACAAAAGAGGAATTCAATTAAAAATGGATTATATAGGAACAAGAGTTCTTTTAGAGTATGATATTCCTATGAATGAGATTGTTATGGATTTTTATGATAAGCTAAAATCTACAACAAAAGGTTATGCCTCTTTTGATTATGAACCAGTTGGATTTAGAGCTGGAAATTTAAAAAAACTTGATGTTAGAGTTGCAGGAGATGTAGTTGATGCACTTTCAATCATAGTTCCTGAAGATAAAGCGGTTACTAGGGGAAGAGAGTTTGTAAAAGCACTAAAAGAGCTTATTCCTAGACAACTTTTTGAAGTTGCTGTGCAAGCTAGTATTGGAAGTACAATTATTGCAAGAGAAACTGTAAAATCTATGGGGAAAAATGTAACAGCTAAATGTTATGGTGGGGATATTACAAGAAAAAGAAAACTTCTTGAAAAACAAAAAGCTGGTAAAAAAAGGATGAAAGCCATTGGAAAAGTAAATGTTCCACAAGAAGCATTTATGGCTGTATTAAAAATATAA
- a CDS encoding OmpA family protein: protein MKKIVLSSTLCIASLFAAHDSSKTYSYEVTPFASGILTDSKAGIKNDHYANLGISLAKNFDTDFINQIELMYIRSDILKYLDSSKTTHVNKILLNAIKRFDITDNFAAYGFVGAGYQDVTNPVLKHKDSALLNYGVGLRYDIPNYGMAIKGDVRHIYATREGQNDFMYTLGIGMPLGKKSYEPVEAKVPVVDNTSTPETITQEKVVTKEEWANDDDRDGVPNHLDKCPNTSPGVKVNKDGCVETVDLKINFDYNKSDIKPQYDSIITNFANIMKQNRAFEARIEAHTDSKGSDSYNQKLSEKRAFSVVNALISKGVDKYSLEAVVFGESQPIATNDTEEGRAQNRRVVGYINQ, encoded by the coding sequence ATGAAAAAAATCGTACTATCATCTACTTTATGTATTGCTTCACTTTTTGCAGCACACGATTCTAGCAAAACTTATAGTTATGAAGTAACTCCTTTCGCTTCAGGAATTTTAACTGATAGCAAAGCAGGAATTAAAAATGACCACTATGCAAATCTTGGAATCTCGTTAGCAAAAAATTTCGATACAGACTTTATTAATCAAATTGAATTAATGTATATAAGAAGTGATATTCTTAAATATTTAGATTCAAGTAAAACAACTCATGTTAATAAAATCCTTTTAAATGCTATAAAAAGATTTGATATAACTGATAATTTTGCAGCATATGGATTTGTTGGAGCTGGTTATCAAGATGTAACTAATCCAGTTTTAAAGCATAAAGATTCAGCTTTATTGAATTATGGGGTTGGTTTGAGATATGATATTCCAAATTATGGAATGGCTATCAAAGGTGATGTAAGACATATTTACGCAACAAGAGAAGGTCAAAATGACTTTATGTATACTTTAGGTATTGGTATGCCTTTAGGTAAAAAATCTTATGAACCAGTTGAAGCAAAAGTACCAGTTGTTGATAATACTTCTACACCAGAGACTATTACTCAAGAAAAAGTAGTAACAAAAGAAGAATGGGCAAATGATGACGATAGAGATGGAGTTCCAAATCATTTAGATAAATGTCCTAATACAAGTCCTGGTGTTAAAGTAAATAAAGATGGTTGTGTTGAAACTGTAGATTTAAAAATAAATTTCGATTATAATAAATCAGATATTAAACCACAATATGACTCTATAATAACAAATTTTGCAAATATTATGAAACAAAATAGAGCTTTTGAAGCTAGAATAGAAGCTCATACTGATTCAAAAGGAAGTGATTCTTACAACCAGAAATTATCTGAAAAAAGAGCATTCTCTGTTGTAAATGCTCTTATTTCTAAAGGTGTAGATAAATACTCATTAGAAGCTGTTGTTTTTGGGGAATCTCAACCTATTGCCACAAATGATACTGAAGAAGGAAGAGCTCAAAATAGAAGAGTTGTTGGATATATAAACCAATAA
- a CDS encoding OmpA family protein — protein sequence MKKILLSTLACASLVLAANSDYKYEITPLIGGGLAEGNHNLEKNYVNAGLALGFNQENSIIDQFELGFLRTVKDINAKRGHSGDSSITRVFGNLVKDYSLTDDLSLYALAGVGVEFFDHEITKHQKDGAFGNYGLGLKYQLIDSLALKFDVRHLINFNYGDNTMLYTLGLAVPFGERTKAAPEVVPAPAPTPVPAPVAVDKDSDGDGVIDRLDKCPNTPKGAKVDSVGCITLINLNVNFDTDKSDIKDIYSTRIHEFAKVMNVDKRLKADIEGHTDSVGSVAYNQKLSERRASSVVKALVGLGVEKDRIKAVGYGKSKPIASNETAEGRAENRRVQAVMVK from the coding sequence ATGAAAAAAATTTTATTATCAACATTAGCTTGTGCTTCTTTAGTATTAGCTGCAAATAGTGACTACAAATATGAAATCACACCATTAATTGGTGGTGGATTAGCTGAAGGTAACCATAATTTAGAAAAAAATTATGTAAACGCTGGTTTAGCTTTAGGATTTAACCAAGAAAATTCAATTATAGATCAATTTGAATTAGGGTTTTTAAGAACTGTTAAAGATATTAATGCTAAAAGAGGTCACTCTGGAGATTCTTCAATTACTAGAGTATTTGGTAACTTAGTTAAAGATTATAGTTTAACAGATGATTTATCTTTATATGCATTAGCAGGGGTTGGAGTTGAATTCTTCGATCATGAAATTACTAAACACCAAAAAGATGGTGCATTCGGAAACTACGGTCTTGGTCTAAAATATCAATTAATTGATAGTTTAGCACTTAAATTTGATGTTAGACATTTAATTAACTTCAATTATGGAGATAATACAATGTTATATACATTAGGTTTAGCTGTTCCATTTGGAGAGAGAACAAAAGCTGCTCCAGAAGTAGTTCCTGCTCCAGCTCCAACACCAGTTCCTGCTCCTGTTGCTGTAGATAAAGATAGTGATGGAGATGGAGTTATTGATAGATTAGATAAATGCCCAAATACTCCAAAAGGTGCAAAAGTTGACTCTGTTGGGTGTATTACTCTAATTAACTTAAATGTTAATTTTGATACAGATAAATCTGATATAAAAGATATTTATAGTACAAGAATTCATGAATTTGCAAAAGTTATGAATGTAGATAAAAGATTAAAAGCTGATATTGAAGGTCATACAGATTCTGTAGGAAGTGTTGCTTATAATCAAAAATTATCTGAAAGAAGAGCATCTTCAGTTGTTAAAGCTTTAGTTGGTTTAGGAGTAGAAAAAGACAGAATTAAAGCTGTTGGATATGGTAAATCTAAACCTATTGCTTCAAATGAAACTGCTGAAGGTAGAGCAGAAAACAGAAGAGTTCAAGCTGTAATGGTTAAATAA
- a CDS encoding ribose-phosphate pyrophosphokinase, which produces MSTFKLFSGSANPEFAKKVGDYLGMNVSDATLNKFSDGEISVQITQSVRGQDVYIIQPTCAPANDNLMELLIMVDALKRSSAKSINAVVPYYGYARQDRKAAPRVPISAKLVADLLEAAGIDRIVTIDLHAAQIQGFFNLPADNLFGSILFINYIKSKNLKNPIIASPDIGGVARARQYADKLGYDLVIVDKKREKANISEVMNIIGDVKGKDVILVDDMVDTAGTLVKAAEVLKQKGATSVMACCTHGVLSGPAYERVANGVLDELVISDTIPTKENAKKITVLTASAMIGEAIRRIHNNESVNSIFNS; this is translated from the coding sequence ATGTCTACTTTTAAACTCTTTAGTGGAAGTGCAAACCCTGAATTTGCTAAAAAAGTTGGAGATTATTTAGGAATGAATGTATCTGACGCAACATTAAATAAATTTAGTGATGGTGAAATATCTGTTCAAATAACTCAAAGTGTGAGAGGACAAGATGTTTATATAATCCAACCTACATGTGCTCCTGCAAATGATAATTTAATGGAATTATTAATAATGGTAGATGCATTAAAACGTTCAAGTGCAAAAAGTATAAATGCTGTTGTTCCATATTATGGATATGCAAGACAAGACAGAAAAGCTGCTCCAAGAGTTCCAATTAGTGCAAAATTAGTTGCAGATTTACTTGAAGCTGCTGGAATTGATAGAATCGTAACTATTGATTTACATGCTGCTCAAATTCAAGGATTTTTTAATCTTCCTGCTGATAACTTATTTGGTTCAATATTATTTATTAATTATATAAAAAGCAAAAACCTTAAAAACCCTATTATTGCAAGTCCAGATATAGGTGGAGTAGCACGTGCTAGGCAGTATGCAGATAAATTAGGATACGATTTAGTAATTGTTGATAAAAAAAGAGAAAAAGCAAATATTTCAGAAGTTATGAACATAATTGGAGATGTAAAAGGTAAAGATGTAATATTAGTAGATGATATGGTAGATACTGCAGGAACTTTAGTAAAAGCAGCAGAAGTTCTAAAACAAAAAGGCGCAACTTCTGTTATGGCTTGTTGTACTCATGGAGTTTTAAGTGGTCCTGCTTATGAAAGAGTTGCAAATGGTGTTTTAGATGAACTTGTAATATCTGATACTATACCAACAAAAGAGAATGCAAAAAAAATCACAGTATTAACAGCTTCTGCGATGATAGGAGAAGCTATTAGAAGAATTCATAATAATGAATCTGTAAATTCTATTTTTAATAGTTAA
- a CDS encoding Opr family porin produces the protein MKKVSLVVSAMVLTSSVFADSLTIDDAFKNGEVEGIIALYGQKKKNKDQDIERNLAYGNGHLGLAYTTDSFYGFNAKVEAKGNVKLGEQHKHDWKDNAPFENSALFTQAYLQYELDNVISIRGGRYEGEYEWLSDYQQGAVLEILPIPNTVVAIGYSNKKSESGIDLSEDFYKASEKGVYFVDIQNEGLENIIFNPYFYEMPDFGRFYGLKTIIDTDYFGIIAQYAKSSADEKALDDEDGYIAHIEGTLKIEDFTASLGYIKTSKKGGAVQIATYGDNISPFEDGNYVYDIDARTTYLNLGYSIAEVELGALYGATKYSEDNFKEKELNLSVAYGITDSLTAGVMWVNVDTNNSQDTDYDKYLLAVEYSF, from the coding sequence ATGAAAAAAGTGAGTTTAGTTGTTTCGGCTATGGTGTTAACAAGTTCAGTTTTTGCTGATTCATTAACTATTGATGATGCTTTTAAAAATGGAGAAGTTGAAGGAATAATTGCTCTTTATGGTCAAAAGAAGAAGAATAAAGATCAAGATATTGAAAGAAATTTAGCTTATGGAAATGGACATTTAGGTCTTGCTTATACAACAGACTCTTTTTATGGTTTTAATGCAAAAGTTGAAGCTAAAGGAAATGTAAAATTAGGTGAGCAACATAAACATGATTGGAAAGATAATGCACCTTTTGAAAATAGTGCTTTATTTACACAAGCATATTTACAATATGAGCTAGATAATGTTATTTCTATTAGAGGTGGAAGATATGAAGGAGAGTATGAGTGGCTTTCTGATTATCAACAAGGAGCTGTTTTAGAGATTTTACCAATTCCTAATACAGTTGTAGCTATAGGTTACTCAAACAAAAAATCTGAATCAGGAATAGATTTAAGTGAAGATTTTTACAAAGCTAGTGAAAAAGGTGTCTATTTTGTAGATATTCAAAATGAGGGTCTAGAAAATATTATATTTAATCCATATTTTTATGAAATGCCAGATTTTGGAAGATTTTATGGTTTAAAAACTATTATTGATACAGATTATTTTGGAATTATTGCTCAATATGCTAAAAGTAGTGCAGATGAGAAAGCTTTAGATGATGAAGATGGATATATTGCACATATTGAAGGAACTTTAAAAATAGAAGATTTTACAGCTTCTTTAGGATACATTAAAACTAGTAAAAAAGGTGGAGCAGTACAAATAGCTACTTATGGTGATAATATTTCTCCTTTTGAAGATGGAAATTATGTTTATGATATAGATGCAAGAACTACTTATCTAAATTTAGGTTACTCAATTGCTGAAGTTGAATTAGGTGCTTTATATGGAGCTACAAAATATAGTGAAGATAATTTTAAAGAGAAAGAACTTAATTTAAGTGTTGCTTATGGAATTACAGATAGTTTAACTGCTGGTGTAATGTGGGTAAATGTTGATACAAATAATTCTCAAGATACGGACTATGATAAATATTTATTAGCTGTTGAATATAGTTTCTAA
- the mnmA gene encoding tRNA 2-thiouridine(34) synthase MnmA, with amino-acid sequence MSKKKVMVGMSGGIDSSVTAYMLQQQGYEVEGIYLKLHNRSDGYHESNLGYIDGVAKFLGVKYHILDLTKKFSEEVYDYFVNSYLEGTTPNPCVKCNRNIKFGAMLDFAKEQGASFLATGHYATTDGEFFYEADDKSKDQSYFLSQIKKEALPFMMFPLSTYKKEDIIKLGANLDVTYKKITEKNESQEICFVETVYTDVIKKHANIDIEGDVLDQAGNVVGKHKGYAHYTIGKRKGFTVKGAQDPHFVTKLNPKDNTIVVGKKPSLKINEVLGENLNMYIDDKEFSCGVKLRYRSNTTPCKVRIEDNKAYILLEEPAFGVASGQLAVFYDNNKVIGSAFIESAK; translated from the coding sequence ATGAGTAAAAAAAAAGTTATGGTTGGAATGAGCGGTGGAATTGACTCATCAGTAACAGCATATATGCTTCAACAACAAGGTTATGAAGTTGAAGGAATTTATCTAAAACTTCATAATAGATCAGATGGTTATCACGAATCAAATTTAGGTTATATTGATGGTGTTGCAAAATTTTTGGGTGTAAAATACCATATTTTAGATTTAACTAAAAAATTTAGTGAAGAGGTTTATGACTATTTTGTAAACTCTTACTTAGAAGGAACTACTCCAAATCCCTGTGTTAAATGTAATAGAAATATAAAATTTGGTGCTATGCTTGATTTTGCAAAAGAGCAAGGTGCAAGTTTTCTCGCAACTGGACACTATGCAACAACAGATGGAGAATTTTTTTATGAAGCAGATGATAAATCAAAAGACCAAAGCTATTTTCTATCTCAAATAAAAAAAGAAGCCTTACCTTTTATGATGTTTCCTCTTAGCACTTATAAAAAAGAGGATATCATAAAACTTGGAGCAAATCTTGATGTTACATACAAAAAAATAACTGAAAAAAATGAGTCTCAAGAGATTTGTTTTGTAGAAACAGTTTATACCGATGTTATTAAAAAACATGCAAATATTGATATTGAAGGTGATGTTTTAGATCAAGCTGGAAATGTTGTAGGAAAACATAAAGGTTATGCACACTATACAATAGGAAAAAGAAAAGGATTTACTGTAAAAGGAGCTCAGGATCCACACTTTGTTACAAAATTAAATCCAAAAGATAATACAATTGTTGTAGGAAAAAAACCATCATTAAAGATAAATGAAGTTTTAGGAGAGAATTTAAATATGTATATTGATGATAAAGAGTTCTCATGTGGAGTGAAACTAAGATATAGATCAAATACAACACCTTGCAAAGTAAGAATTGAAGATAATAAAGCTTACATTTTACTAGAAGAACCAGCTTTTGGAGTTGCAAGTGGACAACTTGCAGTTTTCTATGACAACAATAAAGTAATAGGAAGTGCTTTTATAGAAAGTGCAAAATAA
- the mnmA gene encoding tRNA 2-thiouridine(34) synthase MnmA, producing MSKNKKIVVGMSGGVDSSVTALLLKQQGFDVVGLFMRNWEYGIKGSLCPNRIEFEDAKKVGALIGIEVIGKDFVKEYRDRVFDVFLEGLKQGLTPNPDILCNKEIKFNVFLNEAKSMGADMIATGHYAKIAQYKNHFVLDTPKDSSKDQSYFLHALSSEQLSHAIFPLGDLTKKEVREIARINNLPVSDKKDSTGICFIGNQKFDEFITQHLKAIPGDILDENGKVLGKHKGLVCYTLGQRKGIGLGGIKDNESENNTHKPWYVASKDVVNNTLTIVQDTNHPLLMSKNVEAYHMHWVLEEAPKVGDRLMAQVRYRQQKQACTVVEANNEKVVVEFDNPQRAVTLGQSLVLYSGDYCLGGGFISYYK from the coding sequence ATGAGCAAAAATAAAAAAATTGTTGTAGGAATGTCAGGCGGAGTTGATTCATCTGTTACTGCATTATTATTAAAACAACAGGGTTTCGATGTTGTTGGATTATTTATGCGTAATTGGGAATACGGGATCAAAGGAAGCCTTTGCCCTAATCGTATAGAATTTGAAGATGCAAAAAAAGTTGGTGCATTAATAGGAATAGAGGTAATTGGAAAAGACTTCGTTAAAGAGTACAGAGATAGAGTTTTTGATGTATTTTTAGAAGGTTTAAAGCAAGGTCTAACACCAAATCCAGATATTTTATGTAACAAAGAAATAAAATTCAATGTATTCTTAAATGAAGCAAAAAGTATGGGTGCAGATATGATTGCAACTGGTCATTATGCAAAAATTGCGCAATACAAAAATCATTTTGTACTAGATACTCCAAAAGACAGTTCAAAAGACCAAAGTTATTTTTTACACGCATTATCAAGTGAACAATTGTCACATGCTATATTTCCACTTGGAGATTTAACAAAAAAAGAAGTTAGAGAAATAGCTAGAATTAATAATCTACCAGTTAGTGATAAAAAAGATAGTACAGGAATTTGTTTTATTGGTAATCAAAAATTTGATGAATTTATTACACAACATTTAAAGGCTATTCCTGGAGATATTTTAGATGAAAATGGAAAAGTTTTAGGAAAACATAAAGGTCTAGTTTGTTACACATTGGGACAAAGAAAAGGTATTGGTCTTGGAGGTATTAAAGACAATGAAAGTGAAAACAATACTCACAAACCTTGGTATGTAGCTTCTAAAGATGTAGTAAATAATACATTAACAATTGTTCAAGATACAAATCATCCTTTACTTATGAGCAAAAATGTAGAAGCATACCATATGCATTGGGTATTAGAAGAAGCACCTAAAGTTGGTGATAGATTAATGGCACAAGTAAGATACAGACAACAAAAACAAGCTTGTACTGTAGTTGAAGCAAATAATGAAAAAGTAGTGGTTGAGTTTGATAATCCTCAAAGAGCTGTAACACTAGGACAAAGTCTTGTTTTATATTCTGGTGATTATTGTCTTGGTGGTGGCTTTATCAGTTACTACAAATAA
- the folK gene encoding 2-amino-4-hydroxy-6-hydroxymethyldihydropteridine diphosphokinase, translated as MKKNLSNNLTLFYYPNFPKKFNTTSNKKYSVTIGIGGNIGNTKNIFDNLILCLKKDLRFTLLMSSPLLRNPPFGFLEQSHFLNGIITLKTNLCPNDFLKAMQRYEKKFGRKRSFQDAPRTLDIDIIFFDNKRIDTKNLIIPHKNWANRESVIIPLKYIKNN; from the coding sequence TTGAAAAAAAATTTAAGCAATAATTTAACACTTTTCTATTACCCAAATTTTCCAAAAAAGTTTAATACAACTTCAAATAAAAAATATAGTGTAACTATTGGAATTGGAGGGAATATTGGAAATACAAAAAATATATTTGATAATTTAATCTTATGTTTAAAAAAAGATTTGAGATTTACTTTACTTATGAGCTCACCTCTTTTACGAAATCCTCCTTTTGGATTTTTAGAACAAAGCCACTTTTTAAATGGTATAATCACACTCAAAACAAATCTTTGTCCTAATGACTTTTTGAAAGCCATGCAAAGATATGAAAAAAAATTTGGAAGAAAGCGATCCTTTCAAGATGCGCCTAGAACCTTGGATATAGATATAATATTTTTTGATAATAAGAGAATAGATACAAAAAATCTTATTATTCCTCACAAAAATTGGGCAAATAGAGAGTCAGTGATTATTCCTTTAAAATATATTAAAAACAACTAA
- a CDS encoding M24 family metallopeptidase, producing the protein MENFILKNENAIYYECNFSCDNVIFLNLGSEKFFITDARYTIEAREYAKNCEIIESANLIESAKEILKKNHIKELTFDPNDFTYLTYSNFIKDLDTIFKEEINFSKMKRLIKSEKEIKLLKKAANLGREGFSNFAKFIKKNGEKRSEKELFFEAFKNMTQKAKFDVSFNPIVAINENAAKPHALPTNKKLNKDNLLLVDAGIKYKRYCSDRTCTSVVDFNNFSFEREQKFKNKKHQKIYDIVYKAQTLAIKKARSGMKASEIDKIARDYITKAGYGEFFVHSTGHGVGLDIHEFPNINSRNDLIIEDHMVFTVEPGIYLPNEFGVRIEDTVYMKNGKADIL; encoded by the coding sequence GTGGAAAACTTTATATTAAAAAATGAAAATGCAATATATTACGAGTGTAACTTCTCTTGTGACAATGTAATATTTTTAAATCTTGGTAGTGAAAAATTTTTTATAACTGATGCAAGATATACTATTGAAGCACGAGAGTATGCAAAAAATTGTGAAATTATAGAAAGTGCTAATCTAATAGAGAGTGCTAAAGAGATATTAAAAAAGAACCATATAAAAGAGTTAACTTTTGACCCAAATGATTTCACTTATTTAACATATTCAAACTTCATAAAAGATTTAGATACTATTTTTAAAGAAGAAATAAACTTTTCAAAAATGAAAAGATTAATAAAAAGTGAGAAAGAGATAAAACTCCTTAAAAAAGCTGCAAATTTAGGAAGAGAAGGTTTTTCAAATTTTGCAAAATTCATAAAGAAAAATGGTGAAAAAAGAAGTGAAAAAGAGCTTTTTTTTGAAGCTTTCAAAAATATGACACAAAAAGCAAAATTTGATGTATCTTTTAATCCAATAGTTGCTATAAACGAAAATGCAGCAAAACCTCATGCCCTTCCTACAAATAAAAAACTAAATAAAGACAATTTACTTTTAGTTGATGCTGGAATAAAATATAAAAGATATTGTTCAGATAGAACTTGTACAAGTGTAGTTGATTTTAATAATTTTAGCTTTGAAAGAGAGCAAAAATTTAAAAATAAAAAACATCAAAAAATCTATGATATAGTTTATAAAGCTCAAACTCTAGCTATTAAAAAAGCAAGAAGTGGTATGAAGGCTTCAGAAATTGACAAAATTGCTAGAGATTATATCACTAAAGCTGGATATGGAGAGTTTTTTGTACATAGCACAGGTCATGGAGTTGGTCTTGATATTCATGAATTTCCAAATATAAATAGTAGAAATGATTTAATTATTGAAGACCATATGGTATTTACAGTTGAACCTGGTATTTATCTTCCAAATGAATTTGGAGTTAGAATTGAAGATACAGTCTATATGAAAAATGGTAAAGCAGATATTTTATAA
- the aroQ gene encoding type II 3-dehydroquinate dehydratase, producing MKIAVIQGPNLNMLGIREQHIYGGITLEQIHAQLQNAADQNGIELEFFQSNFEGEIVDRVQECLGTVDGIMINPAAYSHTSIAIRDALAAVNMPVVEVHISNIYRREEFRQKSVTAGASTGVITGFGGFGYHMGLIALMQMIGELRALNEARNAQSAEQIS from the coding sequence ATGAAAATAGCAGTTATTCAAGGACCAAACTTAAATATGCTAGGAATTAGAGAGCAACATATATATGGTGGGATAACTTTAGAACAAATTCATGCTCAACTTCAAAATGCAGCTGATCAAAATGGAATAGAATTAGAGTTTTTTCAATCAAATTTTGAAGGGGAAATAGTTGATAGAGTTCAAGAGTGTTTAGGTACAGTTGATGGGATTATGATAAATCCAGCTGCATATTCGCATACTTCAATTGCAATTAGAGATGCTTTGGCTGCAGTTAATATGCCAGTTGTTGAAGTGCATATTTCAAATATTTATAGAAGAGAAGAGTTTAGACAAAAAAGTGTTACAGCAGGTGCAAGTACAGGTGTAATTACTGGATTTGGAGGATTTGGTTATCATATGGGATTAATAGCTTTAATGCAGATGATTGGTGAGTTAAGAGCTCTAAATGAAGCAAGAAATGCACAATCTGCTGAACAAATAAGCTAA